One window from the genome of [Mycobacterium] stephanolepidis encodes:
- a CDS encoding GAF domain-containing protein, giving the protein MAGDWMLLETLSEVPTVIAIGLQARTMAPLESVLGRNRHRPLIEAAIAECRRTGDPAEALTPARDRIVRVHPIAMGQAHVHGVQVWFGPADLAPPPRPVAGACLGDLDTSVTTLTEGYFDVMGFDPSNRSEKQAIAEGLAPVLPSPHNIELMANAVNPELESTFCGTCLAADHQGNTLQVHYAGRASKETDETGTVARINRIVCTRVENSPAEPRVGLAQQILDAVATPGAHRVLINVDTFAVLKWIDTPYPDLAWRYDPDRPESIHPEDTAVARKMREELRTGSTAGVLRVRAVSGGWLQLHASATRFALRDNAFAALVTLTAAPRPNAQS; this is encoded by the coding sequence ATGGCCGGCGATTGGATGCTGCTAGAGACCCTGAGCGAGGTACCCACGGTCATAGCTATCGGATTGCAGGCCCGCACCATGGCGCCGCTCGAATCGGTGCTGGGCCGCAACCGGCACCGCCCCTTGATCGAGGCGGCGATCGCCGAATGCCGTCGCACGGGTGATCCCGCAGAGGCCCTCACTCCGGCACGGGATCGCATCGTGCGAGTACACCCGATAGCCATGGGACAGGCGCATGTTCACGGCGTCCAGGTGTGGTTTGGACCGGCAGACCTCGCGCCGCCGCCGCGGCCCGTTGCGGGAGCGTGCCTGGGCGATCTGGACACATCGGTCACAACGCTCACCGAAGGCTACTTCGACGTGATGGGCTTCGATCCGAGCAACAGATCCGAGAAACAAGCCATCGCCGAAGGCCTTGCCCCCGTCCTGCCGAGTCCGCACAACATCGAGTTGATGGCCAACGCCGTGAACCCGGAACTCGAATCGACCTTCTGCGGGACATGCCTGGCCGCCGACCATCAGGGAAACACCCTTCAAGTCCACTACGCCGGGCGAGCGTCCAAGGAAACCGACGAGACAGGAACCGTGGCGCGCATCAACAGGATCGTGTGCACACGGGTGGAGAACAGTCCCGCCGAACCTCGGGTGGGATTGGCACAGCAGATCCTGGATGCGGTCGCGACCCCCGGAGCGCATCGGGTGCTGATCAACGTCGACACCTTCGCCGTCCTCAAATGGATCGACACGCCATACCCCGACCTGGCGTGGCGCTACGACCCCGATCGGCCCGAGAGCATCCATCCCGAGGACACCGCGGTGGCGAGAAAAATGCGGGAAGAACTGCGGACAGGCTCAACCGCCGGGGTGCTCCGGGTGCGCGCCGTGTCCGGCGGATGGCTGCAACTGCACGCCTCGGCCACCAGATTCGCGTTGCGTGACAATGCTTTTGCGGCCCTTGTCACCCTGACGGCGGCCCCGCGGCCGAACGCTCAGTCGTAG
- a CDS encoding thymidine phosphorylase: MANMYAFDMPSIIAAKRDGGELSPGAIDWLIGEYTRGSIGEEQVAALLMAIYLRGMNSAETTAWTAAILASGERLNLSGLSRPTVDKHSTGGVGDKISLPLVAVVAACGAAVPQLSGRGLGHTGGTLDKLESIAGIRVDLTNDEIRQQLSDVGAVICAAGASLAPADRKLYALRDITGTVESIPLIAGSIMSKKLAEGTAALVLDVKVGAGAFMKSEQQARELASAMVDLGTAHGVATSALLTAMDTPLGATAGNAVEVQESLDVLAGGGPDDVVALTVALAREMLAAAGIDGKDPAATLTDGTAMDVFRAMISAQGGNLLVPLPVGQCQETVLAPSSGVVHHIDAMPVGVAAWRLGAGRSRPGESVQHGAGVRIHRRPGEPVVAGEPLFTLYTDTPERMPAALDALEGGWGVGAAPPAAALIIDRLSA; encoded by the coding sequence ATGGCAAACATGTACGCATTCGATATGCCGTCGATCATCGCCGCCAAGCGTGACGGTGGGGAACTGAGTCCGGGAGCGATCGACTGGCTGATCGGCGAGTACACCCGTGGCTCCATCGGTGAGGAGCAGGTCGCGGCGCTGCTGATGGCGATCTATCTGCGCGGGATGAACTCTGCCGAGACGACGGCATGGACCGCGGCGATTCTGGCCTCCGGTGAGCGGCTGAATCTGTCCGGTCTGTCTCGCCCGACCGTAGACAAGCACTCCACCGGTGGCGTGGGGGACAAGATCAGCCTGCCGTTGGTCGCGGTCGTGGCCGCCTGCGGGGCGGCGGTGCCTCAGCTGTCCGGACGCGGTCTCGGGCATACCGGCGGCACCCTGGACAAGCTTGAGTCCATCGCGGGCATCCGGGTGGACCTCACCAACGATGAGATACGTCAGCAGCTTTCCGATGTCGGGGCGGTGATCTGTGCGGCCGGGGCCTCGTTGGCTCCCGCCGATCGAAAGCTGTACGCGTTGCGGGATATCACCGGCACAGTGGAATCGATACCGCTCATCGCCGGGTCGATCATGAGTAAGAAGCTGGCCGAGGGCACCGCCGCGCTGGTCCTCGACGTCAAGGTGGGCGCGGGGGCATTCATGAAGTCCGAGCAGCAAGCGCGCGAATTGGCCTCGGCGATGGTCGATCTGGGCACTGCGCACGGGGTCGCCACCAGCGCACTGCTTACCGCGATGGATACGCCGCTCGGGGCCACCGCGGGAAACGCGGTCGAGGTGCAGGAATCACTTGACGTGCTGGCCGGGGGAGGCCCCGATGACGTTGTCGCACTCACGGTGGCTCTGGCCCGCGAGATGCTTGCCGCTGCCGGTATCGACGGCAAGGACCCGGCCGCGACGTTGACCGACGGCACCGCGATGGATGTGTTCCGGGCGATGATCAGCGCGCAGGGCGGGAATCTCTTGGTGCCGTTGCCGGTCGGCCAGTGCCAGGAGACTGTTCTCGCTCCGTCCAGCGGTGTGGTGCATCACATCGATGCGATGCCGGTCGGGGTCGCCGCGTGGCGGCTCGGGGCCGGGCGCAGCCGCCCGGGCGAGTCGGTGCAACATGGCGCGGGCGTGCGTATTCACCGGCGCCCGGGTGAGCCGGTGGTCGCCGGTGAACCGCTGTTCACGCTGTACACCGATACCCCCGAACGGATGCCCGCAGCGCTGGACGCGTTAGAAGGCGGGTGGGGTGTCGGTGCGGCACCCCCTGCGGCCGCCCTCATCATCGATAGACTTTCGGCGTGA
- a CDS encoding YbaB/EbfC family nucleoid-associated protein, whose product MTEPDLTFFRALEQQYQETMTRARAGGHILNSAVEELKGLRGWARSAQGHVEAEANGNGALTNLRLDDSVTKLSPKIVGQIVVATAAAAAGQAFDHRERVLAQLLADLKNPQP is encoded by the coding sequence ATGACCGAGCCAGACCTCACCTTCTTCCGGGCACTCGAACAGCAGTATCAGGAGACCATGACGCGGGCCCGTGCCGGGGGCCACATACTGAACAGCGCCGTCGAGGAGCTCAAAGGCCTTCGCGGATGGGCTCGTTCGGCGCAGGGGCATGTCGAAGCGGAAGCCAATGGCAATGGTGCGCTGACCAACCTGCGACTCGACGATTCGGTCACCAAGCTCTCGCCCAAGATCGTCGGGCAGATCGTGGTAGCCACCGCGGCAGCCGCCGCGGGCCAGGCCTTCGATCACCGTGAACGCGTGCTAGCGCAACTCTTGGCGGATCTCAAGAATCCGCAGCCGTAA
- the upp gene encoding uracil phosphoribosyltransferase, giving the protein MHVHVVEHPLAAARLTTLRDAGTDNAAFRAALRDLTLMLVYEATRSAPVESSAVRTPVAVTTGFRLANPPLLVPVLRAGLGMVDQAHALIPEARVGFVGMARDEQTWQPTPYLESLPADLSTQPVFVLDPMLATGGSMVHTLDLLHSRGANDITMLCVVAAPQGVEAVREGVARYGASTSARLFTATIDEGLNDAAYIVPGLGDAGDRQFGPR; this is encoded by the coding sequence ATGCATGTGCACGTAGTCGAGCACCCGCTTGCCGCGGCCCGGTTGACCACCCTTCGCGACGCCGGCACGGACAACGCGGCCTTCCGCGCTGCGCTGCGGGATCTGACCCTGATGCTGGTCTATGAGGCGACCCGCTCGGCGCCGGTGGAGTCCTCCGCGGTGCGCACACCGGTGGCGGTGACGACGGGGTTCCGTTTGGCCAATCCGCCGTTGCTGGTCCCGGTTCTGCGGGCGGGGTTGGGGATGGTGGATCAGGCACATGCCCTCATCCCCGAGGCGCGGGTCGGGTTCGTCGGCATGGCGCGCGACGAGCAGACCTGGCAACCCACCCCCTATCTGGAATCTCTTCCGGCCGACTTGTCGACACAACCGGTGTTCGTCCTGGATCCGATGCTGGCCACCGGCGGCTCGATGGTCCATACGCTCGATCTGTTGCACTCCCGCGGTGCCAACGACATCACGATGTTGTGTGTGGTTGCGGCGCCGCAGGGGGTGGAGGCGGTCCGGGAGGGTGTCGCACGCTACGGCGCGTCGACATCCGCGCGATTGTTCACGGCCACTATCGACGAGGGTCTTAACGACGCCGCGTACATCGTGCCGGGCCTGGGCGATGCGGGCGATCGTCAGTTCGGTCCCAGATAA
- a CDS encoding C40 family peptidase: MVETSPISPSRLSEAVNTNYPSFENNPFSAGLIGPAMDMAGTVGNGQFKEGQDPSKMLEGGMQVMQQVMQQGMQAGSQLIGTFAGAAAQALGQFAGMAGQALSSMATRSGAMGANVGQASESTGRASALIGEALQEFQHTSEALTPLLWVPGVAAELAEAASRCTARVAEHTAQLEGELAGQAGELTGMAGADMGNPATPASGSVQPAMSAMQGGLQAGTQAMSGVASGVTQTMSSMGQGLGQIPQALSGMLSGGGASSALAGGSGMSGIAAGALANPFGAGAGHASSTAGGTSSGLGSSNANAAKMLLDPRSMGKGAQLFLPDGSTSQAPNAAAAEAVRKALSQVGVPYEWGGTKPGVGLDCSGLTQWAYGESGVDIPRLAQEQGVGVRVDQGSVMPGDLAVWDGHVAMVIGNGMMVEAGDPVQISPIRTTNAGQGFHGFYRPTS; this comes from the coding sequence ATGGTTGAGACAAGTCCAATCTCGCCCAGCCGTTTGTCCGAGGCCGTCAACACGAACTACCCGAGCTTCGAGAACAACCCCTTCTCCGCGGGGCTGATCGGGCCGGCCATGGACATGGCGGGCACCGTCGGTAACGGCCAGTTCAAGGAGGGCCAGGACCCCAGCAAGATGCTGGAGGGCGGCATGCAGGTCATGCAGCAGGTCATGCAACAGGGCATGCAGGCGGGAAGCCAGCTCATCGGCACCTTCGCCGGTGCGGCGGCCCAGGCTCTGGGGCAGTTCGCCGGCATGGCCGGTCAGGCGTTGAGCAGCATGGCCACCCGCAGCGGCGCCATGGGCGCCAATGTCGGACAGGCATCCGAATCCACCGGCCGGGCCAGCGCCCTGATCGGTGAAGCCCTCCAGGAGTTCCAACACACATCCGAGGCGTTGACACCATTGCTCTGGGTTCCGGGGGTTGCCGCGGAGTTGGCAGAAGCCGCCAGCCGATGCACAGCGCGAGTCGCCGAGCACACCGCACAGCTCGAGGGCGAGCTGGCCGGACAGGCCGGTGAACTCACCGGTATGGCGGGTGCCGACATGGGCAACCCCGCCACACCCGCATCCGGGAGCGTCCAGCCCGCCATGTCGGCCATGCAGGGCGGCCTCCAGGCCGGGACGCAGGCGATGTCCGGCGTCGCGAGCGGCGTCACCCAGACCATGAGCTCCATGGGTCAGGGCCTTGGCCAGATCCCGCAGGCTCTCAGCGGCATGCTCAGCGGTGGTGGCGCCAGTAGCGCGCTGGCGGGTGGCTCGGGCATGAGCGGTATCGCTGCCGGTGCACTGGCCAACCCGTTCGGTGCCGGTGCCGGCCACGCCTCGTCCACCGCTGGTGGAACCAGCAGCGGATTGGGCAGTTCCAACGCCAATGCGGCCAAGATGCTGCTTGACCCGCGCAGCATGGGTAAGGGCGCGCAGTTGTTCCTGCCCGATGGCAGCACCAGCCAGGCCCCGAACGCCGCGGCGGCGGAAGCCGTGCGCAAGGCGCTCAGCCAGGTCGGTGTGCCCTACGAGTGGGGTGGCACCAAGCCCGGTGTCGGTCTGGACTGCAGTGGCCTGACCCAGTGGGCCTACGGAGAGTCTGGCGTGGACATCCCCCGCCTCGCGCAGGAGCAGGGTGTCGGTGTCCGGGTCGACCAAGGATCTGTCATGCCAGGTGACCTGGCGGTGTGGGATGGCCACGTCGCCATGGTGATCGGCAACGGCATGATGGTCGAGGCCGGTGATCCGGTGCAGATCTCCCCGATCCGCACCACCAACGCCGGGCAGGGATTCCATGGATTCTACCGACCCACTTCCTAG
- a CDS encoding phospho-sugar mutase, with translation MTGAAQTIQDWIDHDPDPETAAELRACSEEELAQRFSEPLEFGTAGLRGAVRGGPNGMNLAVVLRTTYALAKVLKDRCLGGSTVVVGRDARHGSERFALGAAEVLAAEGFKVVLLPRPLPTPVLAFAVRHLDAAAGIQITASHNPPADNGYKVYWSGGAQIISPTDRDIESTTKAAPFADQIPRTPVTPADDTLVDAYVQRAATVRRGSGGVRIALTALHGVGGATAVAVLNAAGITDIHVVDEQFQPDPDFPTVAFPNPEEPGAADAVLARAAEIDADLAIALDPDADRCAIGIPTTTGWRMLSGDETGWLLGDYILSTQPPSPTPPVVASTVVSSRMLARIAASLGARHVETLTGFKWLVRAADFDLVYAYEEAIGHCVDPAAVRDKDGISAAVLACDLVTHLRELGSSVEEKLENLAIRHGIHVTSQVSLRMDSLADITAMMTRLRGNLPTALSGFPITVEDLLERRGQQRTDAVVLSGEIGGSSIRLVIRPSGTEPKVKCYIEVREPVITDATVARIWAGVVVSELEAYARNI, from the coding sequence ATGACCGGAGCGGCGCAGACGATCCAGGACTGGATCGACCATGACCCCGACCCCGAGACGGCAGCCGAGCTGCGTGCCTGCTCCGAGGAGGAGCTCGCGCAACGATTCTCGGAGCCATTGGAGTTCGGCACGGCAGGCCTGCGCGGCGCTGTCCGGGGCGGCCCGAACGGCATGAACCTGGCGGTGGTGTTGCGCACCACCTACGCACTGGCCAAGGTTCTCAAGGATCGGTGCCTCGGCGGCTCGACCGTCGTCGTGGGTCGCGACGCGCGACACGGATCCGAGCGATTCGCGCTGGGCGCGGCGGAAGTCCTTGCTGCCGAAGGGTTCAAGGTCGTACTGCTCCCCCGCCCGCTGCCCACTCCGGTGCTGGCGTTCGCGGTACGGCATCTGGACGCGGCAGCAGGCATCCAGATCACCGCATCCCACAACCCTCCCGCCGACAACGGCTACAAGGTGTACTGGTCGGGGGGAGCGCAAATCATCTCCCCGACCGATCGCGATATCGAATCAACAACAAAGGCAGCCCCTTTCGCTGATCAGATTCCCCGCACCCCCGTCACCCCCGCCGATGACACCTTGGTGGATGCCTACGTCCAACGTGCTGCCACGGTGCGCCGGGGCTCCGGCGGTGTCCGCATCGCCCTCACCGCGTTGCATGGAGTCGGCGGTGCCACCGCCGTGGCCGTGCTGAATGCCGCGGGCATCACCGATATTCACGTGGTGGACGAGCAGTTCCAGCCGGATCCGGACTTTCCGACGGTGGCCTTTCCGAATCCCGAAGAGCCGGGGGCCGCTGACGCGGTGCTGGCCCGGGCCGCCGAGATCGATGCGGATCTGGCCATCGCGCTGGACCCGGACGCCGACCGGTGCGCCATCGGGATCCCCACCACGACCGGTTGGCGCATGCTGTCCGGCGATGAAACCGGTTGGCTGCTCGGTGATTACATCCTTTCGACGCAGCCACCATCGCCCACTCCTCCGGTGGTGGCCAGCACGGTGGTCTCTTCTCGCATGCTCGCGCGCATCGCGGCATCGCTCGGCGCGCGGCACGTGGAAACCCTCACCGGTTTCAAATGGCTTGTCCGGGCGGCAGATTTCGACCTGGTCTATGCGTATGAGGAAGCCATCGGGCATTGCGTGGACCCGGCGGCCGTGCGGGACAAGGACGGTATCTCCGCGGCGGTGCTCGCATGCGACCTCGTGACACATCTGCGTGAGCTCGGATCGAGTGTGGAGGAAAAGCTCGAGAACCTGGCGATCAGGCACGGTATCCATGTCACCTCGCAGGTCTCGCTGCGCATGGACTCCCTCGCCGACATCACAGCGATGATGACGCGCCTGCGGGGGAACCTGCCCACCGCGCTGTCCGGGTTCCCGATCACCGTCGAGGACCTACTGGAACGACGGGGTCAACAGCGCACCGACGCGGTGGTACTTTCCGGCGAGATCGGGGGGTCGTCCATCCGACTGGTGATCCGCCCCTCGGGAACCGAACCAAAGGTCAAGTGCTACATCGAGGTCCGCGAGCCCGTGATCACCGATGCGACCGTCGCGCGGATCTGGGCGGGCGTGGTGGTCTCCGAGCTGGAGGCGTACGCCCGCAACATCTAG
- a CDS encoding GAF domain-containing protein — translation MAREWLLLETLGDEPTVIASGSQPRNMIPLGAFLRRNRNLGLIRRVITAVTKANKAARIGPPDSESVIDIRPIAMPDGRVHGVWLWTGAAPPSSDPPREGGAVVLNADTGALHISDGAALAMGMAPAEPHAHISMPELYRYLAPNPGETDVLGLIVTATEGMTYSATWPGVDSDGNPTLCHFASRLVLEPNHQGVPERLGRAINLRVGRPAPPVPLLEQQILEATAEPGMYRALVMIASRKLIKWIDPPAPEWHWEFDPLGRPKIHPDDQANLNFMIDNAVFGVTEAVIRFRCHDDSWEPLHCSTQLVRLNESATVALITHRRR, via the coding sequence GTGGCGCGTGAGTGGCTTCTGCTGGAGACACTCGGCGACGAGCCCACGGTCATCGCCTCCGGCAGTCAGCCGCGGAACATGATTCCGCTCGGCGCGTTCCTGCGCCGCAATCGAAATCTCGGCCTGATTCGCCGAGTCATCACCGCGGTGACAAAGGCAAACAAGGCCGCGCGCATCGGCCCACCCGACTCGGAATCGGTGATCGACATCCGACCGATCGCCATGCCCGACGGCCGCGTGCACGGGGTCTGGCTGTGGACGGGAGCAGCACCCCCCTCCTCCGATCCCCCGCGCGAGGGCGGTGCGGTGGTCCTCAACGCCGATACCGGCGCCCTGCACATCAGCGACGGTGCCGCCCTGGCCATGGGAATGGCTCCCGCCGAGCCGCATGCCCACATCAGCATGCCCGAGCTCTATCGCTACCTGGCGCCCAATCCGGGCGAAACGGATGTCCTGGGGCTCATCGTGACCGCGACCGAAGGCATGACCTATAGCGCCACCTGGCCCGGTGTGGACAGCGACGGCAATCCCACGCTGTGCCACTTCGCCAGCCGATTGGTTCTGGAACCCAACCACCAGGGTGTCCCCGAGCGTCTGGGACGCGCGATCAACCTGCGAGTCGGTCGGCCGGCCCCGCCGGTCCCGCTGCTGGAGCAACAGATCCTCGAGGCCACCGCTGAGCCCGGCATGTATCGCGCGTTGGTCATGATTGCTTCACGGAAATTGATCAAGTGGATCGATCCTCCTGCCCCGGAATGGCATTGGGAGTTCGATCCGCTGGGTCGCCCCAAGATTCACCCGGACGACCAGGCGAATCTGAACTTCATGATCGATAACGCCGTCTTTGGTGTGACCGAGGCGGTTATCCGGTTCCGCTGCCACGACGACAGCTGGGAACCGCTGCACTGCTCTACCCAACTAGTACGGCTCAACGAGAGTGCGACCGTCGCACTCATCACCCATCGGCGCCGGTAG
- a CDS encoding adenosine deaminase: protein MTAELNLVSITQAPKALLHDHLDGGLRPGTVLDLARESGYESLPAEDETALASWFRTAADSGSLERYLETFAHTVGVMQTAAALHRVAAECVEDLAADGVVYAEVRFAPELHIDAGLTLDDVMDAVLAGFADGERQASAAGKRIKVRTLVTAMRHAARSREIAELAVKFRDRGAVGFDIAGAEAGYPPSRHLDAFEYMRNANARFTIHAGEGFGLPSIHEAIAFCGADRLGHGVRIVDDIDIDPDGTAHLGRLSSLLRDTRVPLELCPSSNVQTGAVASIADHPFDLLARLRFRVTVNTDNRLMSDTSMSREMLRLVETFGYGWSDLQRFTINAMKSAFIPFDERLAIIDDVIKPGYAVLIG, encoded by the coding sequence GTGACGGCCGAACTTAATTTGGTGTCAATCACCCAGGCTCCCAAGGCGCTTCTTCATGACCATCTTGACGGGGGGCTGCGGCCCGGCACCGTCCTGGATCTTGCCCGGGAATCCGGGTACGAGAGCCTGCCTGCCGAGGACGAGACTGCCCTGGCTTCGTGGTTCCGCACCGCCGCAGACAGTGGCTCCCTGGAGCGGTATCTGGAGACCTTCGCGCACACCGTGGGAGTGATGCAGACGGCGGCGGCGCTGCACCGCGTGGCTGCCGAATGCGTCGAGGACCTTGCCGCCGATGGCGTGGTGTACGCCGAGGTGCGCTTTGCCCCGGAGCTGCACATCGATGCCGGCCTGACCCTCGACGACGTCATGGACGCCGTGTTGGCCGGTTTCGCCGACGGGGAACGGCAGGCGAGTGCGGCCGGCAAGCGCATCAAGGTGCGCACCCTGGTCACCGCGATGCGGCATGCCGCACGGTCGCGGGAGATCGCCGAGTTGGCCGTGAAGTTCCGCGATCGGGGTGCGGTCGGGTTCGACATCGCCGGAGCCGAGGCGGGTTATCCGCCGAGCCGCCACCTCGACGCCTTCGAGTACATGCGTAATGCCAACGCCCGGTTCACCATCCACGCCGGTGAGGGATTTGGATTGCCCTCGATCCATGAGGCGATCGCCTTCTGCGGTGCCGACCGGCTGGGCCACGGCGTGCGGATCGTCGACGATATCGACATCGATCCGGACGGCACGGCGCATCTGGGTCGGCTGTCATCGCTCCTGCGTGACACCCGCGTGCCGTTGGAGCTGTGCCCGAGCTCGAATGTGCAGACGGGAGCGGTCGCCAGCATTGCCGATCATCCCTTCGATCTGCTGGCACGGTTGCGATTCCGGGTGACCGTGAACACCGACAACCGGCTGATGAGCGATACCTCGATGAGCCGCGAGATGCTGCGACTTGTCGAGACGTTCGGGTATGGCTGGAGCGATCTTCAGCGATTCACCATCAACGCGATGAAATCAGCCTTTATCCCGTTCGATGAACGGCTGGCGATCATCGATGACGTGATCAAACCCGGATATGCGGTCCTGATCGGTTAA
- a CDS encoding primosomal protein, with protein sequence MAADIVPIELGLTEGDVVTLWAPRWRDAGDEWEAFLGKDDDLYVFESVADLVAFVRTDNDNDLVDHPAWSTLGALSADELEPDDDNRFDLIGVPELVADKPSEDAVDTLRATLAIVASIGAVCELAPINKLINGNPVLGTLSSGAESFTGKDGLKRWNQIGAIVGKSWDSVVDAIDEIAATPDVDEELSAAADAELLAAAENAVDNDDDLEDDDELELLDEESDSSTESSDDEDDADDEDEEDTEDDDADDEDAPVLGGDEDFWLEVGIDPIQMITNSGTFYTLRCYLNDEPIFLGRNGRISVFGSERALARYLADEHDHDLSDLSTYDDIRTAATDGSLRIDITDDNIYVFTGLADDLEDGIDEVDRDQLELAVELLTDVAEYSEDDSVDAELDGDTALGKLVGHLLEPDKHDEPKGPFADAAESWRTLERALEARLRRE encoded by the coding sequence ATGGCTGCTGACATCGTTCCCATCGAACTCGGGCTCACAGAGGGTGACGTGGTCACCCTGTGGGCCCCGCGGTGGCGCGACGCCGGGGACGAGTGGGAGGCGTTTCTCGGCAAGGACGACGATCTGTACGTGTTCGAGTCGGTTGCCGATCTGGTGGCCTTCGTGCGGACCGACAACGACAACGATCTGGTAGATCACCCGGCCTGGTCAACGCTGGGTGCGCTGTCGGCCGACGAGCTCGAGCCCGACGACGACAATCGCTTCGACCTGATCGGGGTGCCGGAGCTGGTTGCCGACAAGCCGAGCGAGGACGCCGTCGATACGCTGCGCGCCACGCTGGCGATCGTGGCCTCCATCGGCGCGGTCTGCGAGTTGGCGCCCATCAACAAGCTCATCAACGGCAACCCGGTGCTGGGCACGCTGTCGAGCGGGGCCGAAAGCTTCACCGGTAAAGACGGATTGAAGCGGTGGAACCAGATCGGTGCCATTGTCGGCAAGTCGTGGGACTCGGTGGTCGACGCCATCGACGAGATCGCCGCCACGCCGGATGTCGATGAAGAGCTCTCTGCCGCCGCGGATGCCGAGCTGCTTGCAGCCGCGGAAAATGCGGTCGACAATGACGATGACCTCGAGGATGACGACGAGCTGGAACTGCTCGACGAGGAATCCGACTCAAGCACCGAGAGCTCGGACGACGAAGACGACGCTGACGACGAAGACGAAGAAGACACCGAGGACGACGACGCTGACGACGAAGACGCCCCGGTTCTGGGCGGCGATGAGGACTTCTGGCTAGAAGTCGGCATCGACCCGATCCAGATGATCACCAACTCGGGAACGTTCTACACGCTGCGCTGCTACCTCAACGATGAGCCGATCTTCCTGGGACGCAACGGAAGAATCAGTGTGTTCGGGTCTGAGCGGGCGCTGGCCCGTTATCTGGCCGACGAGCACGATCACGACCTGTCCGACCTGAGCACCTATGACGACATCCGCACCGCCGCCACCGACGGCTCGCTGCGGATCGACATCACCGATGACAACATCTACGTGTTCACCGGCCTCGCCGACGACCTGGAAGACGGCATCGACGAGGTGGACCGGGATCAGCTCGAGCTGGCGGTGGAGCTGCTGACCGATGTCGCCGAGTACTCCGAGGACGACAGCGTGGACGCCGAACTGGATGGCGACACCGCACTGGGCAAGTTGGTCGGGCATCTGCTCGAACCGGATAAGCACGACGAGCCAAAGGGCCCCTTCGCCGATGCGGCCGAGAGTTGGCGGACGCTGGAGCGGGCCTTGGAAGCACGGCTGCGCCGCGAGTAG
- a CDS encoding FkbM family methyltransferase, whose translation MPALRMAQTYLPFLRPLKFGAYNMGTRLFGWRIDPEFHLLSRLGPISEAVDIGGNWGQSICALQRTASPERIVSFEPNAVLAQRLRRRYESKTVHVHACGLSDADGTFDLFIPRYRNFVYDGLASLDENEARGWLNPDTLAGFDASKLTIERHPVQVRRLDDFGLDPQVIKIDVQGLEAAVIRGGLATIAASRPVMIIETPSDDVVSLLQPAGLTPYAYRDGRLSQDWRDAKNTVFLTDSHRDRAGL comes from the coding sequence ATGCCGGCGCTGAGGATGGCGCAAACCTATCTACCGTTTCTGCGGCCGCTCAAGTTCGGCGCGTACAACATGGGCACTCGACTGTTCGGATGGCGCATCGACCCCGAATTCCACCTTCTGAGTCGCTTGGGACCCATCTCGGAGGCGGTGGACATCGGCGGCAACTGGGGGCAGAGCATCTGTGCGCTGCAGCGCACGGCGTCGCCGGAGCGAATCGTTAGTTTCGAGCCCAATGCCGTTCTGGCTCAGCGACTTAGACGCCGATATGAAAGCAAGACCGTACACGTGCATGCCTGCGGACTCTCCGACGCGGACGGTACCTTCGATCTGTTCATTCCCCGATACCGGAACTTCGTCTACGACGGTCTGGCCTCCCTGGATGAAAACGAGGCGCGCGGCTGGCTCAATCCCGACACCCTGGCAGGGTTCGACGCATCCAAACTGACGATCGAGCGCCATCCCGTGCAGGTTCGGCGGCTGGACGACTTCGGCCTGGATCCTCAGGTGATCAAGATCGATGTACAGGGTCTGGAGGCCGCGGTCATTCGTGGTGGGTTGGCCACGATCGCTGCCTCGCGTCCGGTGATGATCATCGAGACACCCTCGGACGACGTGGTGTCCCTGCTGCAGCCGGCCGGGCTGACACCGTACGCCTATCGCGACGGACGGCTCAGTCAAGACTGGCGGGACGCCAAAAACACGGTCTTTCTGACCGATTCACACCGAGACCGCGCGGGTTTGTAG